One genomic segment of Streptomyces niveus includes these proteins:
- a CDS encoding SDR family oxidoreductase: protein MSERYEDDRAVAGEPDVRPGDIAVVGMHGRFPGARDCDEFWRRVSAGDDCVGFHSDAELRAAGVPEALIGDERYVKSHGGLDEPFGFDPEFFGYSAREGELMDPQQRIFLETAWELLEMTGYAGTPGEPVVGVFAGASMNTYLTNVLARSVDLLSLEGTEIMLTNDKDYLPTRVSYKLGLTGPSVNVQSGCSTSLVAVHLAVQSLVGGECDIALAGGVSVHVSPRPGYLYQEGLMFSPDGRCRPFDSEASGTAFGDGVGIVALKRLGDALDDGDQILAVVKGTAVNNDGSRKVGFTAPGVAGQSDVITEAHAVAEVPSRSIGYMEAHGTGTALGDPVEFAALREAFGSDTSDTAFCALGSVKANVGHLAGAAGIAGFIKAVLAVRHGMIPPHPHFTSPHPELELDKSPFYISDRLLPWPSDGGPRRAGVSSFGMGGTNAHAVLEEPPPARPAGTAPGGPSLIPVSAATPGALGTALAALADRLESADAPSLADTAHTLRTGRRAFPHRYAVRATTHREAADRLRAAARLPHAQAVGFAPPVTLVLGGTPDTGLAALAAEVHQVRTTLERAARLLADSGVPDALVTAAVSGAPAGPGDPAVRDIAGFLSAYAHATLWTGSGLRPATVAGAGAGELAAACVAGVLTLAEALAVLAHRAGFAARPPRPGTGPGRTSLLSAVSGAPFDPATAGAEHWTEDIWTAGRLPEAVAAGAPEDGIVLTAGLDPVLTSAVRTRTAGTLVTVPGTAGSAELTPEHLLDTAGRLWTAGVEVDWTRWTGGAPRRVPLPTHPLERRRLVREPEAPADPARQRTDDPERWLYTESWQRAGSLRRDTAPPTGRWLLFEDEGGVGEGLRAALAGHGIDAVAVRAGDRYARTGPSAFTLDPDDPDGPRALFAALAAEGGVPDRIVHLWTLDDEDGASGEPPTPERFERAQRRGLYSVLETATAVSGTPRTGGTRISVVARGLFDVLGGERPDPATSTVTAAARVVPQEFTGIACHCVDPGPGPVSGRELLAELAGPGDETHVALRRGHRWVQRFRSLDRPGAGGRVALKEGGVYLITGGLGGIGLTLAGHLASAYGAKLVLTGRTAMPEPAEYADWLDTHGPGHPEYARVRTLSELAARAGGLLTVAADVTDRGAMAAAVDLATGTFGRVDGWIHAAGVPLADAVQWIGTTDRAAWRATMAPKVLGALVLEDVFAGRPVDFGCLVSSLASVVGGTGYAAYAAANTFLDTLALSHEQLLSVDWEAWDLPGPDAGTAETGGGTPDAGGSAAVRELRALALRPKDGIDAFELLMRNPGERRLAVSTVDLEARRIRWAGPPDGAKPAGGAAPVAADLGPGLEQRLAEVWGDVLRTDIDRYDVSLFDMGGDSLLIVELALRIEERLGIPTQATDLLEAPTVDHLAARIRADAGETTDDDAMAKADQRAVLRSRRRSARRDRKDRDA, encoded by the coding sequence ATGTCTGAGCGGTACGAGGACGACCGGGCCGTGGCCGGTGAACCGGACGTACGGCCGGGCGACATCGCCGTCGTCGGGATGCACGGCCGGTTCCCCGGGGCCCGTGACTGCGACGAGTTCTGGCGGCGCGTCAGCGCGGGCGACGACTGCGTGGGATTCCACTCGGACGCCGAACTGCGCGCGGCGGGCGTACCCGAGGCGCTGATCGGCGACGAGCGCTATGTGAAGTCGCACGGCGGTCTGGACGAACCCTTCGGCTTCGACCCCGAGTTCTTCGGTTACAGCGCGCGTGAGGGCGAGCTGATGGACCCGCAGCAGCGGATCTTCCTGGAGACGGCCTGGGAACTGCTGGAGATGACGGGATACGCCGGCACCCCCGGTGAACCCGTCGTCGGTGTGTTCGCCGGGGCGTCCATGAACACCTATCTCACCAACGTCCTCGCCCGGAGCGTCGATCTGCTGTCCCTCGAGGGCACCGAGATCATGCTGACGAACGACAAGGACTACCTGCCGACGCGGGTCTCCTACAAGCTCGGCCTCACCGGCCCGAGCGTCAACGTGCAGAGCGGCTGTTCCACCTCGCTGGTGGCGGTCCACCTGGCGGTCCAGAGCCTGGTGGGCGGCGAGTGCGACATCGCCCTGGCGGGCGGCGTCTCGGTCCATGTCTCGCCGAGGCCCGGATATCTGTACCAAGAGGGCCTGATGTTCTCGCCCGACGGCCGCTGCCGCCCCTTCGACTCCGAGGCGTCGGGCACCGCCTTCGGCGACGGTGTGGGCATCGTCGCGCTCAAGCGGCTGGGTGACGCGCTGGACGACGGCGATCAGATCCTCGCCGTGGTCAAGGGCACCGCGGTCAACAACGACGGGTCCCGCAAGGTGGGCTTCACCGCGCCCGGCGTCGCCGGACAGAGTGACGTCATCACCGAGGCACACGCGGTCGCCGAGGTGCCGAGCAGGTCCATCGGCTACATGGAGGCGCACGGTACGGGCACCGCCCTGGGCGACCCGGTCGAATTCGCCGCGCTGCGCGAGGCGTTCGGGTCGGACACCTCCGACACCGCCTTCTGCGCCCTCGGTTCGGTGAAGGCCAACGTCGGGCATCTCGCCGGGGCCGCCGGAATCGCCGGATTCATCAAGGCCGTTCTCGCGGTGCGCCACGGGATGATTCCCCCACACCCCCACTTCACCTCCCCGCACCCCGAACTGGAGCTGGACAAGAGCCCCTTCTACATCAGCGACCGGCTCCTGCCCTGGCCGTCCGACGGCGGACCCCGCCGCGCGGGCGTCAGCTCCTTCGGTATGGGCGGGACCAACGCGCACGCCGTCCTGGAGGAGCCGCCCCCCGCCCGGCCCGCCGGGACCGCCCCGGGCGGCCCGTCCCTCATACCCGTCAGCGCCGCGACACCAGGAGCACTCGGGACCGCTCTCGCCGCGCTCGCCGACCGGCTCGAGAGCGCGGACGCCCCCTCGCTGGCCGACACCGCCCACACACTGCGCACCGGTCGGCGCGCCTTCCCGCACCGGTACGCCGTGCGCGCCACGACGCACCGTGAGGCGGCCGACCGACTCAGGGCCGCCGCCCGGCTGCCGCACGCACAGGCCGTCGGGTTCGCGCCGCCCGTCACCCTCGTGCTGGGCGGTACGCCGGACACCGGCCTCGCCGCGCTCGCGGCCGAGGTCCACCAGGTGCGCACGACGCTGGAGCGGGCGGCACGGCTGCTCGCCGACAGCGGCGTCCCCGACGCCCTGGTCACCGCCGCCGTGTCCGGAGCACCCGCCGGACCGGGCGATCCGGCGGTACGGGACATCGCCGGGTTCCTGTCCGCGTACGCCCACGCCACGCTGTGGACCGGCTCCGGGCTGCGGCCCGCGACCGTGGCCGGCGCCGGGGCGGGTGAGCTGGCCGCCGCCTGCGTGGCCGGAGTGCTGACCCTCGCGGAGGCGCTGGCCGTCCTCGCCCACCGCGCCGGATTCGCCGCGCGTCCACCCCGGCCGGGAACCGGCCCAGGACGCACCTCCCTCCTCTCGGCCGTGTCCGGCGCGCCGTTCGACCCCGCCACGGCGGGAGCGGAGCACTGGACCGAGGACATCTGGACGGCCGGCCGGCTGCCCGAAGCGGTGGCCGCCGGGGCGCCCGAGGACGGCATCGTCCTGACCGCCGGTCTCGACCCCGTACTCACCTCGGCCGTACGCACCCGGACCGCCGGCACCCTCGTCACTGTCCCCGGCACGGCCGGCTCCGCCGAGCTGACGCCGGAACACCTTCTCGACACGGCCGGACGGTTGTGGACCGCCGGCGTCGAGGTGGACTGGACGCGCTGGACGGGCGGCGCCCCGCGCCGGGTGCCCCTGCCGACCCATCCCCTGGAACGCCGCAGGCTGGTCCGGGAGCCCGAGGCCCCCGCCGATCCCGCGCGGCAACGGACCGACGACCCCGAGCGGTGGCTGTACACCGAGTCCTGGCAACGCGCCGGATCCCTGCGGCGCGACACCGCCCCGCCGACCGGCCGGTGGCTCCTCTTCGAGGACGAGGGCGGCGTGGGGGAGGGGCTGCGCGCCGCGCTCGCCGGGCACGGCATCGACGCCGTGGCCGTACGGGCGGGCGACCGCTACGCGCGCACCGGCCCGAGCGCCTTCACCCTCGACCCCGACGATCCCGACGGCCCGCGCGCCCTGTTCGCCGCGCTGGCGGCCGAGGGCGGGGTGCCGGACCGGATCGTGCATCTCTGGACACTCGACGACGAGGACGGGGCGAGCGGTGAACCGCCCACCCCCGAGCGGTTCGAGCGTGCCCAGCGGCGCGGACTGTACTCGGTACTGGAGACGGCGACCGCCGTCTCCGGCACGCCCCGCACCGGCGGGACGCGGATCTCCGTCGTCGCCCGCGGGCTGTTCGACGTCCTCGGCGGCGAGCGGCCCGATCCCGCCACCAGCACGGTGACGGCCGCGGCCAGGGTGGTGCCCCAGGAGTTCACGGGCATCGCCTGCCACTGTGTCGATCCCGGTCCCGGCCCGGTCTCCGGGCGGGAACTGCTCGCCGAACTGGCCGGGCCCGGCGACGAGACCCATGTCGCGCTGCGCCGCGGACACCGGTGGGTCCAGCGGTTCCGGTCGCTCGACCGGCCCGGTGCCGGGGGGCGGGTCGCCCTCAAGGAGGGCGGCGTCTATCTGATCACCGGCGGTCTCGGCGGCATCGGGCTCACCCTCGCCGGTCATCTGGCGAGCGCCTACGGGGCGAAACTCGTCCTGACGGGCCGTACCGCCATGCCGGAGCCCGCCGAGTACGCCGACTGGCTCGACACCCACGGCCCCGGCCACCCGGAGTACGCCAGGGTCCGGACGCTGAGCGAACTGGCCGCACGGGCGGGCGGGTTGCTGACCGTCGCCGCCGATGTCACCGACCGCGGGGCGATGGCCGCCGCGGTGGACCTGGCGACCGGGACGTTCGGCCGTGTCGACGGCTGGATCCACGCGGCGGGAGTGCCGCTGGCCGACGCCGTCCAATGGATCGGGACGACCGACCGTGCCGCCTGGCGCGCCACGATGGCCCCCAAGGTCCTCGGCGCGCTCGTTCTGGAGGATGTCTTCGCCGGCCGTCCGGTGGACTTCGGCTGTCTGGTGTCCTCGCTGGCCTCCGTGGTCGGCGGCACGGGCTACGCGGCGTACGCGGCGGCCAACACCTTCCTGGACACCCTCGCGCTCAGCCACGAACAGCTGCTCAGCGTGGACTGGGAGGCATGGGACCTCCCGGGCCCCGACGCCGGGACCGCGGAGACCGGCGGCGGTACGCCGGACGCGGGCGGCTCCGCGGCCGTGCGCGAGCTGCGCGCCCTGGCGCTGCGGCCCAAGGACGGCATCGACGCCTTCGAGCTGCTGATGCGGAATCCGGGCGAACGCCGCCTGGCCGTCTCCACCGTCGACCTGGAGGCACGGCGGATCAGATGGGCCGGGCCGCCGGACGGCGCGAAGCCCGCGGGCGGGGCCGCCCCCGTCGCCGCGGACCTCGGACCCGGCCTGGAACAGCGGCTCGCCGAAGTCTGGGGCGACGTCCTCCGTACGGACATCGACCGGTACGACGTGAGCCTGTTCGACATGGGCGGCGACTCGCTGCTCATCGTCGAACTCGCGCTGCGGATCGAGGAGCGGCTGGGTATCCCGACGCAGGCAACCGACCTGCTGGAGGCCCCCACGGTGGACCATCTGGCGGCCCGGATCAGGGCCGACGCGGGAGAGACCACCGACGACGACGCGATGGCGAAGGCCGATCAGCGGGCGGTTCTGCGCTCCCGCAGGCGCTCGGCCCGCCGTGACAGAAAGGACCGGGACGCGTGA